Genomic window (Propionibacteriaceae bacterium ZF39):
CCGCCCGCCACCCGATCGAGTTCGGCCCGGCATCCTGCCGGATCGGTCACGGCTCTGGTCAGCATGGCGATGCCTTCGGCCTTGGTCGAATAGAGGAAGGGATAACCCTCCGGCAGGATCGCCCTCGCCCACGCCGAGTCGTGGAAGATGCCGATCACTCCGGCCAGCAGGGCTTCGATGTATTCGAGGCCATAGGACTCTTCCCGCGCCGTGGCGACGAATGCCGTCGTCCGGGCCAGCGCCTCCCAATAGCCTTCCCGGGTCCGCAGCGGCCCGACCCAGGACCAGCTGTGCGCGGACATGTGCATGGCCGGCTCGCTCGTCAGGTGGGCTTCGTGGAGCCGCATCTGCACGCGGATCTCGTGCTTCTTGGCGACGGCCTCGACGATGTCGATGAACTCCCACGGCTGCTTGCGGTCATGGACATAGATGGCCGGATAGAGCACCACCGGCACGTCCGGCTCCTCCCGGGGCTGGACGCGTTCGACCCGGACCCCGAGGTTCGACCAGGCGAGCCTCGCCTGTTCGACGAACGGCTGGCTGGTCCACTGCCGCATGATTTCGCGGATCTCGCTCGCGGTCCGCTCGGAGTTGGCGAAGGTCGGGAACAGGGCGAACGAGAGCCCGAGCAGCGCCTTGTTGATGCGGTGGTGATAGTTCTGCCGCGCCGACCACCACACGAAGTTCATCAGCTTCGGCTCGGCGGCCGTCGAGTGCAGCACGCCCCAGATGCCGGTGGAATCGATGACATCCATGTTGATGACCAGGGTGTCATTGGCGTCGAGGAACTCGAGCGGCACCATGTCGAAGCCATTGCACCGCCGGGTCGTCGGGCCGATCAGAATCGCAGGAGCAAACAGATTGAGCAGGCGACGCACCAGCACCGGTCCGGCTTCGAGGCCGACGACATCGCCCCGCTCGTCGACCAGCGGTTGATTGGCATCCAGGCCATATTTGATTGCGACCCTCATCGCGGCTCTCCTTCTCCCATCGTCGAATCGGCCGGGCTCGCGGCCGCAGCGAAGCCGGACTCGTCCGGAGCGGGCGGCGTGGGCCGCGTCTCGCGACCGTCGCTCTCGCCCGCGTCCAGGCCACGGCGTTCGGGCTCGTCGGACATCGAGGCGGTGATGCGCATCTCATAGAACGACCGCCAGATGAAGACCATGGCCACCGCCAGGAAGCCACCGGCCAGCACATAGGTCCAACCACCCAGACCCCGGTGATCCAGGCTCACCGCGAGCTCGACCGCCAGCAGGCCGAACAGGGTCGTGAACTTGATGACGGGGTTGAGCGCGACCGACGACGTGTCCTTGTAGGGGTCGCCCACCGTGTCTCCCACGATCGTGGCGTCGTGGAGCGGCGTGCCCTTGGCGTGCAGGTCGACCTCGACGATCTTCTTGGCGTTGTCCCAGGCGCCACCGGCGTTGGCCATGAAGATCGCCTGATAGAGCCCGAAGATGGCGATCGACACCAGATAGCCGATGAAGAAATAGGGCTCGACGAAGGCGAACGCCAGGGTGGCGAAGAACACGGCCAGGAACATGTTGAGCATGCCCTTCTGGGCATACTGGGTGCAGATCTCGACCACGCGCCGCGAGTCCTCGGTCGAGGCCTTGGTGACGCCGTCGAGCTTGATGTTGTCCTTGATGAACTCAACGGCCCGATAGGAGCCGGCCGTGACCGCCTGGATCGACGCCCCGGTGAACCAGAAGATGATCGCACCGCCGGTCACCAGCCCCAGCAGGAACGGGGAGTGGAGCAGCGACAGGTTCTCCATGCCCTGGGTCAGGCCATTGGTGAGCGCCATGATGATCGAGAAGATCATGGTGGTCGCACCCACCACTGCCGTGCCGATCAACACCGGTTTGGCGGTCGCCTTGAACGTGTTGCCGGCGCCGTCGTTCTCCTCCAGCATCTGCTTGGCCCGATCCCAGTTGGGAACGAAGCCGTAGTCGCGCTCGATCTCCGCGTCGATCCCGTCGATCTCCTCGATCGTCGAGAGCTCATAGACCGACTGGGCGTTGTCGGTGACGGGTCCGTAGGAATCGACCGCGATCGTCACCGGCCCCATGCCGAGGAAGCCGAACGCCACGAGGCCGAATGCGAAGACGGCCGGGGCCAGCATGAACTCCTCGAGACCGGTCTGGCTGATGCCGAAGGCCGCCCCCATCAGACCGACGATCGCGATGCCGAGCCAGAAGCCGGAAATGTTGCCGGCCACCAGACCGGACAGGATGTTGAGCGAGGCGCCACCCTGTCGCGACGACTTCACGACCTCGCGGACATGCGCCGAGTTGGTCGAGGTGAACACCTTCACGAGTTCGGGGATCAGCGCCCCCGCCAGCGTGCCGCAGGTGATGATCAGCGACAGCTTCCACCACAGCCCATCGGCAACGTTGCCGAGCAGCAACCAGGACGTGCCGAACGTGAAGAGGATGCAGACGATGGAGGTGAGCCACACGAGGTTGGTGAGCGGCGCCTCGAAGTCCATGTGGGAACGATTGCCCCAGTGGCTCCGGGTGAACATGTCGTTGACCAGATAGGACACCGCCGACGCGATCAGCATGACGGCGCGGATGACGAACATCCAGACCAGGAGGGTGACCTGCATCGTGGGGTCCTGGACGCCGAGGATGATGAAGGTCACCAGCGCGACACCGGTCACGCCGTAGGTTTCGAAGCCATCCGCCGACGGGCCGACCGAGTCGCCCGCGTTGTCGCCGGTGCAGTCGGCGATCACGCCGGGGTTGCGCGCATCGTCTTCCTTGATCTTGAAGAC
Coding sequences:
- a CDS encoding sodium-translocating pyrophosphatase, whose product is MARRRSVHLLMTALAALLLLTGCAGTPTQSGGEHQIGGEANLQLPDLSTGHFVGDVSGTLLLGIGMGICVLGLIFGVMTYATLNRMPVHRSMREISELIYETCKAYLLQQGKFLMLLWVFIAVVIVAYYKFLVGFSWGRVAIVILFSLIGMAGSYAVAWYGIRVNTLANSRTAFASLRGKPYPVHSIPMRSGMSVGMVLISVELFMMLVILLLLPGEIAGSCFIGFAIGESLGASVLRIAGGIFTKIADIGSDLMKIVFKIKEDDARNPGVIADCTGDNAGDSVGPSADGFETYGVTGVALVTFIILGVQDPTMQVTLLVWMFVIRAVMLIASAVSYLVNDMFTRSHWGNRSHMDFEAPLTNLVWLTSIVCILFTFGTSWLLLGNVADGLWWKLSLIITCGTLAGALIPELVKVFTSTNSAHVREVVKSSRQGGASLNILSGLVAGNISGFWLGIAIVGLMGAAFGISQTGLEEFMLAPAVFAFGLVAFGFLGMGPVTIAVDSYGPVTDNAQSVYELSTIEEIDGIDAEIERDYGFVPNWDRAKQMLEENDGAGNTFKATAKPVLIGTAVVGATTMIFSIIMALTNGLTQGMENLSLLHSPFLLGLVTGGAIIFWFTGASIQAVTAGSYRAVEFIKDNIKLDGVTKASTEDSRRVVEICTQYAQKGMLNMFLAVFFATLAFAFVEPYFFIGYLVSIAIFGLYQAIFMANAGGAWDNAKKIVEVDLHAKGTPLHDATIVGDTVGDPYKDTSSVALNPVIKFTTLFGLLAVELAVSLDHRGLGGWTYVLAGGFLAVAMVFIWRSFYEMRITASMSDEPERRGLDAGESDGRETRPTPPAPDESGFAAAASPADSTMGEGEPR
- a CDS encoding glycosyltransferase family 1 protein produces the protein MRVAIKYGLDANQPLVDERGDVVGLEAGPVLVRRLLNLFAPAILIGPTTRRCNGFDMVPLEFLDANDTLVINMDVIDSTGIWGVLHSTAAEPKLMNFVWWSARQNYHHRINKALLGLSFALFPTFANSERTASEIREIMRQWTSQPFVEQARLAWSNLGVRVERVQPREEPDVPVVLYPAIYVHDRKQPWEFIDIVEAVAKKHEIRVQMRLHEAHLTSEPAMHMSAHSWSWVGPLRTREGYWEALARTTAFVATAREESYGLEYIEALLAGVIGIFHDSAWARAILPEGYPFLYSTKAEGIAMLTRAVTDPAGCRAELDRVAGGSFTDWIRDIHSDDDFERALSARVRQWFGDWETADVR